A section of the Parabacteroides sp. FAFU027 genome encodes:
- the phrB gene encoding deoxyribodipyrimidine photo-lyase — protein MSDRINLLNNQSVTDSKLVIYWMSRDQRVWDNHALLAAAQLAAESNRKLRVLFCLDEKFPGANLRSFDFMLRGLEQVAQGLSELGIRIELLRGEPSVEVVRYLKANDCAALFSDFDPLRVKRQWKEEVNREIHVAHFEVDAHNIVPCRVASQKQEYGAYTLRPKINRLLPFYLNDLSELLVQEELLKRVGEGSAAKVFSANALLDEMQLARTVSALSLPSGEEAAREAIQHFISGRLAGYDEQRNLPELDHQSDLSPYLHFGQLSAQRLTQEVQQADVPENDRAAFLEQVIVRRELSDNFCYYNTSYDRWEGAPDWAKETLLSHAADEREYLYELSQFENAETHDPLWNAAQVQLLRSGKIHGYMRMYWAKKILEWTPSPQEALQIAIYLNDKYAIDGRDPNGYVGCQWAICGLHDRPWTTRPVFGKIRFMNDKGCKRKFDVERYIGMWGR, from the coding sequence ATGTCAGACCGCATTAACCTACTCAATAACCAATCCGTTACAGACAGCAAGCTGGTCATCTACTGGATGAGCCGTGATCAGCGGGTGTGGGACAATCACGCACTCTTGGCTGCGGCCCAATTGGCGGCTGAAAGCAATAGAAAGCTCCGCGTGCTCTTTTGTCTGGATGAAAAGTTCCCCGGAGCCAACCTGCGTTCGTTTGATTTTATGTTGAGGGGACTGGAGCAGGTGGCGCAGGGATTGTCGGAGCTGGGGATTCGCATTGAATTGCTTCGGGGGGAACCCTCCGTTGAGGTGGTCCGGTATCTGAAGGCAAATGATTGTGCTGCATTATTCTCCGACTTTGATCCATTGCGGGTTAAGCGGCAGTGGAAGGAGGAGGTCAACCGGGAGATTCATGTTGCCCACTTCGAGGTGGATGCGCACAATATCGTTCCCTGCCGGGTGGCTTCACAGAAGCAGGAGTACGGGGCTTACACGCTCCGTCCGAAGATCAACCGGCTGCTTCCTTTTTACCTGAATGACCTATCGGAGCTTTTGGTGCAGGAAGAGCTTTTGAAGCGGGTAGGGGAAGGAAGTGCTGCAAAAGTATTTTCTGCAAACGCGCTGTTGGACGAGATGCAGTTGGCTCGCACCGTGTCCGCTTTATCTCTACCATCGGGGGAAGAGGCTGCCCGTGAAGCGATACAGCACTTTATCTCTGGAAGGCTGGCTGGTTATGACGAACAGCGCAATCTGCCGGAGCTGGACCATCAGTCCGATTTGTCACCCTATCTCCATTTTGGACAGTTGTCGGCGCAAAGGTTGACGCAGGAAGTACAGCAAGCCGATGTTCCGGAGAATGACCGGGCTGCTTTTCTTGAGCAGGTCATTGTGCGGCGGGAGCTATCGGATAACTTCTGCTATTACAATACTAGTTATGATCGTTGGGAAGGTGCTCCGGATTGGGCAAAAGAGACCTTGCTATCTCACGCTGCCGACGAACGGGAATATCTCTACGAGCTGTCACAGTTTGAAAATGCAGAGACGCATGACCCACTCTGGAATGCGGCTCAGGTGCAACTGCTCCGTTCGGGAAAGATTCATGGATATATGCGGATGTATTGGGCGAAGAAGATTCTGGAATGGACGCCTTCACCGCAGGAAGCACTGCAAATTGCCATTTACCTGAATGATAAATACGCCATCGACGGACGCGATCCGAACGGATATGTCGGTTGCCAGTGGGCCATCTGTGGATTGCATGACCGCCCCTGGACGACTCGCCCCGTATTTGGTAAAATCCGTTTTATGAATGATAAGGGGTGTAAGCGGAAGTTTGATGTGGAGAGATATATCGGGATGTGGGGGCGCTAG